One genomic segment of Nocardioides cavernaquae includes these proteins:
- a CDS encoding nitrilase-related carbon-nitrogen hydrolase, whose amino-acid sequence MQLITANPQPSLARVAPGDARTLTVGVVQVHWHEDPATHAAALTDGVRRAAEAGAQVVFLPELTLSRYPADLRPTGRPADLAESIEHGPTRVLASKLAGEFGVLVHASLYEAAAAPEGSDDGLGYNTAILVAPGGALVGRTRKLHIPVTEGYFEDLFFRHGPADEPYPVHVADLPGAPKLGLPTCWDEWFPEVARAYSLAGAEVLAYPTAIGSEPDHPDFDTQPLWQQVIVGNGIANGLFMCVPNRWGDEGRVSFYGSSFISDPYGRILAQAPREGDAVLVATLDLDQRKDWLTLFPFLQTRRPDTYASLVAEA is encoded by the coding sequence ATGCAGCTCATCACCGCGAATCCCCAGCCCTCGCTCGCCCGCGTCGCACCGGGCGATGCCCGCACCCTGACCGTCGGCGTCGTCCAGGTGCACTGGCACGAAGACCCCGCAACGCACGCCGCAGCCCTGACCGACGGCGTACGCCGCGCAGCCGAGGCCGGCGCGCAGGTCGTGTTCCTCCCCGAGCTCACGCTGTCGCGCTATCCGGCCGACCTTCGGCCCACGGGTCGCCCGGCCGACCTGGCCGAGTCGATCGAGCACGGCCCGACGCGCGTGCTGGCCTCGAAGCTGGCCGGCGAGTTCGGCGTCCTCGTGCACGCCTCGCTCTACGAGGCGGCTGCGGCTCCCGAGGGGAGCGATGACGGCCTCGGCTACAACACCGCGATCCTGGTCGCGCCCGGAGGAGCGCTCGTGGGTCGCACCCGCAAGCTGCACATCCCGGTGACCGAGGGCTACTTCGAGGACCTCTTCTTCCGCCACGGCCCGGCCGATGAGCCGTACCCGGTGCACGTCGCCGACCTGCCTGGCGCGCCGAAGCTCGGCCTGCCGACCTGCTGGGACGAGTGGTTCCCGGAGGTGGCGCGCGCCTACTCCCTGGCCGGCGCCGAGGTGCTCGCCTACCCGACCGCGATCGGGTCCGAGCCCGACCACCCCGACTTCGACACCCAGCCGCTGTGGCAGCAGGTCATCGTCGGCAACGGCATCGCCAACGGCCTGTTCATGTGCGTGCCGAATCGCTGGGGTGACGAGGGCCGGGTCAGCTTCTACGGCTCGTCGTTCATCAGCGATCCCTACGGCCGGATCCTGGCCCAGGCGCCGCGCGAGGGCGACGCCGTACTCGTTGCCACGCTCGACCTCGACCAGCGCAAGGACTGGCTGACGCTCTTCCCGTTCCTGCAGACCCGCCGCCCCGACACCTACGCAAGCCTGGTCGCGGAGGCCTGA
- a CDS encoding APC family permease has translation MSTVSDSPGVPTAAASDDRPVEHGLKPVLGLTAVILLTLSCVTPASSLFIIVPELLASQGSGVVLTLLVGVLISAAVGICYSELGTRTPSSGGEYAMVTHTLGRPAGWLTFALTSATLIVIPPVIALGTADYLAPIVGLDRATTGAVVMLLATATGLLDIKSNAYVTGAFLVVETIAAGAVAWLGFSHAERGFDTLWQAQVSDGSSLTPFTAGILLSGLAIAIFTCSGFTTATYLAEEMVEPRRNVKWAVLGSLALGAVIIIVPTIATVLGVGSLNDLATGTFPEYVTAWSSPRMSAAISVGIAVAILNAVIVMVIQNSRVVYATARDKAWPEPINNALATLHPRFGSPVIATLLVGVPGALMAWLMDIEALLGITSVILASVYMTVAVAALFVRRAPHAGWRMPLWPAAPVLVIVGVGYALRESALGDLVAVGALLGAALIYYVGYLRPRSTTHFLVDDRADS, from the coding sequence ATGTCCACTGTGTCCGACTCCCCCGGCGTCCCGACGGCAGCCGCCTCCGATGACAGGCCCGTCGAGCACGGCCTCAAGCCAGTGCTCGGCCTGACCGCCGTCATCCTCCTGACGCTCTCCTGCGTCACTCCCGCCTCCAGCCTCTTCATCATCGTTCCCGAGCTGCTCGCCTCACAGGGCTCGGGCGTCGTGCTCACCCTGCTCGTCGGCGTACTCATCTCCGCGGCCGTGGGCATCTGCTACTCCGAGCTCGGCACGCGTACGCCGAGCAGCGGCGGCGAGTACGCGATGGTGACCCACACGCTCGGCCGTCCCGCGGGCTGGCTCACCTTCGCGCTCACCTCCGCGACCCTGATCGTCATCCCCCCGGTCATCGCCCTCGGCACCGCCGACTACCTGGCACCGATCGTCGGCCTGGACCGCGCGACCACCGGCGCCGTGGTCATGCTGCTCGCGACCGCCACCGGTCTCCTCGACATCAAGTCGAACGCCTACGTCACCGGTGCGTTCCTGGTCGTCGAGACCATCGCCGCTGGCGCGGTGGCGTGGCTCGGCTTCTCCCACGCGGAGCGCGGCTTCGACACGCTGTGGCAGGCACAGGTCAGCGACGGCAGCTCGCTCACGCCGTTCACCGCAGGCATCCTGCTCTCCGGCCTCGCCATCGCCATCTTCACCTGCTCGGGCTTCACCACCGCGACATACCTCGCCGAGGAGATGGTCGAACCCCGCCGCAACGTGAAGTGGGCGGTCCTCGGTTCCCTGGCACTCGGCGCCGTGATCATCATCGTCCCGACCATCGCGACGGTGCTCGGCGTCGGCTCGCTCAACGACCTCGCGACCGGCACCTTCCCCGAGTACGTCACCGCCTGGTCCAGCCCCCGCATGTCTGCCGCGATCAGCGTCGGCATCGCCGTGGCAATCCTCAACGCGGTCATCGTGATGGTGATCCAGAACTCCCGCGTCGTCTACGCCACTGCCCGCGACAAGGCGTGGCCCGAGCCCATCAACAACGCGCTCGCCACGCTGCACCCGCGCTTCGGCTCCCCGGTGATCGCCACGCTCCTCGTCGGCGTGCCCGGCGCGCTCATGGCTTGGCTCATGGACATCGAGGCGCTGCTCGGCATCACCTCGGTCATCCTGGCGTCGGTCTACATGACCGTCGCCGTGGCTGCCCTCTTCGTACGCCGCGCCCCCCACGCCGGCTGGAGGATGCCGCTGTGGCCCGCCGCCCCGGTCCTCGTGATCGTCGGCGTGGGCTACGCGCTCAGGGAGTCCGCTCTCGGTGACCTCGTCGCAGTGGGCGCTCTCCTGGGCGCGGCACTCATCTACTACGTCGGCTACCTGCGCCCCCGCTCGACCACGCACTTCCTGGTCGACGACCGGGCCGATTCCTGA
- a CDS encoding ParB/RepB/Spo0J family partition protein, protein MNDRQPQRRGLGRGLGALIPTAPVDDEVAPAPIFPKAPPSTNGNGSTSDAGAQSAPDAPAAGTTGSQLGTGSSAATTAPDAAGGAGGSGANGEGGRHAAVAGGVIETGAYFAELPITQITPNQWQPRQVFEEEALAELVHSIREIGLLQPIVVRESGPGTFELIMGERRWRASQEAGLDRIPAIVRQTEDDDMLRDALLENLHRSQLNSLEEAAAYRQLLDDFGCTHDELATRIGRSRPQISNTLRLLKLSPAVQRRVAAGVLSAGHARSLLAVEDAEIQDRLAQRVVAEGISVRGLEEIVAVGEHGRGGQRTQRRKPVAPGLDDISERLSDRLETRVKVELGKSKGKITIEFASLDDLRRIVDVVDPRNRHDRPI, encoded by the coding sequence ATGAACGATCGACAGCCCCAGCGACGCGGACTGGGACGTGGCCTCGGTGCCCTCATCCCGACGGCTCCCGTGGATGACGAAGTTGCCCCGGCGCCGATCTTCCCGAAGGCCCCGCCTTCGACCAACGGCAACGGCTCGACGTCGGATGCAGGCGCGCAGTCGGCTCCAGACGCCCCTGCTGCCGGGACGACCGGCTCGCAGCTGGGAACGGGATCATCCGCGGCGACGACCGCTCCGGACGCCGCCGGTGGTGCGGGTGGCTCGGGAGCCAACGGTGAGGGTGGCCGGCACGCCGCGGTCGCCGGCGGCGTCATCGAGACGGGCGCTTACTTCGCTGAGCTCCCGATCACGCAGATCACGCCCAACCAGTGGCAGCCGCGCCAGGTCTTCGAAGAAGAGGCACTGGCAGAGCTGGTCCACTCGATCCGCGAGATCGGTCTGCTGCAGCCCATCGTGGTCCGCGAGTCCGGTCCGGGCACGTTTGAGCTGATCATGGGTGAGCGGCGCTGGCGCGCTTCGCAGGAGGCCGGCCTCGATCGGATTCCCGCGATCGTGCGGCAGACCGAGGACGACGACATGCTCCGGGACGCGCTCCTGGAGAACCTCCACCGCTCGCAGCTGAACTCGCTCGAGGAGGCGGCTGCCTACCGTCAGCTCCTGGATGACTTCGGCTGCACGCACGACGAGCTGGCGACCCGGATCGGCCGCTCGCGCCCGCAGATCAGCAACACGCTCCGGCTCCTCAAGCTCTCGCCTGCGGTGCAGCGCCGTGTGGCGGCGGGCGTCCTGTCCGCTGGGCACGCTCGCTCGCTCCTCGCTGTCGAGGACGCCGAGATCCAGGACCGTCTGGCCCAGCGCGTCGTGGCCGAGGGCATCAGCGTCCGCGGCCTCGAGGAGATCGTCGCCGTTGGAGAACACGGTCGTGGTGGCCAGCGCACCCAGCGGCGCAAGCCGGTGGCTCCGGGACTCGACGACATCTCCGAGCGCCTGAGTGACCGCCTGGAGACCCGCGTGAAGGTCGAGCTCGGCAAGTCCAAGGGCAAGATCACCATCGAGTTCGCCTCACTGGACGACCTGCGCCGGATCGTCGACGTGGTGGATCCGCGCAACCGTCACGATCGCCCGATCTGA
- a CDS encoding threonine aldolase family protein, whose product MTLHDREVRGFASDNYSGIHPEVLAAIAAANGGHQVAYGEDVYTVRLQEVFAQQLGEGVEAWPVFNGTGANVVGLQSMLPRWGAVVCAASAHINTDEAGAPERVAGIKLLPVPTEDGKLTPELIDREAWGFGDEHRAQPLVVSITQSTELGTVYTVDEVRAITEHAHGLGMRVHMDGARIANAAASLGVPLRAFTRDAGVDVLSVGGTKNGAMLGEAVVVLDPAASTGLKYLRKLDMQLASKMRFVSAQLIALLEGDLWVRNATHANAMAQRLRAGIEAGLADGSIQGVRLTRPTESNGVFATLPAGVADRLRASFRFYDWDLAAGEVRWMCSFDTEKEDVDELIAAVARETVQG is encoded by the coding sequence ATGACGCTGCATGACCGCGAGGTCCGCGGCTTCGCCTCGGACAACTACTCCGGGATCCACCCCGAGGTGCTGGCAGCAATCGCCGCAGCCAACGGTGGGCACCAGGTCGCCTATGGCGAGGACGTCTACACGGTCCGGCTGCAGGAGGTCTTCGCGCAGCAGCTCGGCGAAGGCGTCGAGGCGTGGCCGGTCTTCAACGGCACCGGCGCCAACGTGGTCGGGCTCCAGTCGATGCTGCCTCGCTGGGGTGCCGTCGTCTGCGCTGCTTCGGCACACATCAACACCGATGAAGCCGGTGCGCCGGAGCGGGTGGCGGGGATCAAGCTCCTCCCCGTGCCGACCGAGGACGGGAAGCTGACCCCCGAGCTGATCGACCGCGAGGCGTGGGGGTTCGGCGACGAGCACCGCGCACAGCCCCTCGTCGTCTCGATCACCCAGTCGACCGAGCTTGGCACGGTCTACACGGTCGATGAGGTCCGCGCGATCACCGAGCACGCGCACGGCCTCGGCATGCGGGTGCACATGGACGGCGCACGCATCGCGAACGCCGCGGCATCGCTCGGCGTACCCCTGCGGGCGTTCACGCGCGACGCCGGCGTCGACGTCCTGAGCGTCGGCGGCACGAAGAACGGCGCGATGCTCGGTGAGGCGGTCGTCGTGCTCGACCCGGCCGCGTCCACCGGGCTGAAGTACCTGCGCAAGCTGGACATGCAGCTCGCCTCGAAGATGCGCTTCGTCTCCGCGCAGCTGATCGCGCTGCTCGAGGGCGACTTGTGGGTGCGCAACGCGACCCACGCCAACGCGATGGCGCAGCGGCTCCGGGCGGGGATCGAGGCCGGTCTGGCGGACGGGTCGATCCAGGGGGTCCGGCTGACCCGGCCGACCGAGTCCAACGGCGTCTTCGCGACGCTGCCGGCCGGTGTGGCGGACCGGTTGCGCGCGAGCTTCCGCTTCTACGACTGGGACCTTGCCGCAGGTGAGGTGCGCTGGATGTGCAGCTTCGACACGGAGAAGGAGGACGTGGACGAGCTGATCGCTGCCGTCGCGCGGGAGACCGTGCAGGGCTGA
- a CDS encoding DUF6421 family protein, with translation MRTSHVQATQAIVGEPEVVEDGTSRAQGVESSAAWLSLKAAATALQPLQAQDGSVPDAADHAEARGHVAAITAAIEELRPLFPHDDAYLAASVRDFATWADGGFGVPDFLDSLVAFQPQEHRVDGLRHLVVFPMYTQNGSSDRHVEALLVEVIWPEFIAHLEAGDYGNRLFVPLRLLDFTSGYDTNSAVLFPETVAVRETPQFTWGAIFQDREAARFRRVVGAASAITDLALPEGAARMLEDQALTEKAFVVWDLIHDRTHMRGDLPFDPFMIKQRMPYFLYSLEELRCDLTAFRECVWVEQQLTARRDESGSRDGVGGLETIEVETLEHAKLVQYAVIFDRIFRFAITGSRVRNYDGLGGQLLFAWLHQRGVLHWTDTSLAFDWDDVPAAVVALGDAIDELYWRSIDRPKTAHWLAAYELIRSTLTPNPASVWARGLPDEILAGPTKGYTDAVLDDEFPLSMFYESLDKKMRPVIESTAGIVGTAGPAEGSGDDAA, from the coding sequence ATGCGCACCAGCCACGTCCAGGCGACCCAGGCCATCGTCGGAGAGCCCGAGGTTGTCGAGGACGGGACCTCGCGCGCGCAGGGCGTCGAGTCGAGTGCGGCGTGGCTGTCGTTGAAGGCCGCTGCGACGGCCCTTCAGCCCCTGCAGGCGCAGGACGGGTCCGTCCCGGATGCCGCCGATCACGCCGAGGCGCGGGGTCACGTCGCTGCAATCACGGCCGCGATCGAGGAGCTGCGCCCGCTGTTCCCGCATGACGACGCATACCTCGCGGCGTCGGTGCGGGACTTCGCCACCTGGGCCGATGGTGGTTTCGGGGTCCCGGACTTCCTCGACTCGCTCGTGGCCTTCCAGCCCCAGGAGCATCGTGTCGACGGGCTGCGCCACCTCGTGGTCTTCCCGATGTACACCCAGAACGGCTCCTCGGACCGCCATGTCGAGGCACTGCTGGTCGAGGTGATCTGGCCGGAGTTCATCGCGCACCTCGAGGCCGGTGACTACGGCAACCGGCTCTTCGTGCCGCTGCGGTTGCTCGACTTCACGTCCGGTTACGACACCAACAGCGCCGTGCTCTTCCCCGAGACGGTCGCCGTGCGCGAGACCCCGCAGTTCACCTGGGGCGCGATCTTCCAGGACCGTGAGGCCGCCCGGTTCCGCCGCGTCGTGGGCGCCGCCTCGGCGATCACCGACCTCGCGCTGCCCGAGGGTGCTGCCCGGATGCTCGAGGACCAGGCGCTGACCGAGAAGGCGTTCGTCGTGTGGGACCTGATCCACGACCGCACTCACATGCGGGGTGACCTGCCGTTCGACCCGTTCATGATCAAGCAGCGCATGCCCTACTTCCTCTACTCGCTCGAGGAGCTGCGCTGCGACCTGACCGCATTTCGCGAGTGCGTCTGGGTGGAGCAGCAGCTCACGGCCCGCCGGGACGAGTCCGGATCACGTGACGGGGTGGGCGGGCTGGAGACCATCGAGGTCGAGACCCTCGAGCACGCGAAGCTCGTCCAGTACGCCGTGATCTTCGACCGCATCTTCCGCTTCGCGATCACGGGCTCGAGGGTGCGCAACTACGACGGCCTCGGTGGCCAGCTGCTGTTCGCCTGGCTGCACCAGCGCGGCGTACTCCACTGGACCGACACCTCGCTCGCGTTCGACTGGGACGACGTGCCGGCTGCTGTCGTCGCGCTCGGCGACGCGATCGATGAGCTCTACTGGCGCTCGATCGACCGGCCGAAGACGGCGCACTGGCTCGCGGCGTACGAGCTGATCCGCAGCACCCTGACGCCGAACCCGGCGTCGGTGTGGGCGCGGGGACTCCCGGACGAGATCCTGGCCGGGCCGACGAAGGGCTACACGGACGCGGTGCTGGACGACGAGTTCCCGCTCTCGATGTTCTACGAGTCGCTCGACAAGAAGATGCGGCCCGTCATCGAGTCGACCGCGGGCATCGTGGGGACCGCCGGGCCAGCGGAGGGGAGCGGTGATGACGCTGCATGA
- a CDS encoding AAA family ATPase, translated as MVRTAADLADAGPTFADETTPLARAAEHSVLARQGSMARPPLHRPGRTRVMVVANQKGGVGKTTSTVNLAAALAQLGQRVLVIDLDPQGNASTALNIDHHRGVPSTYDMLVNGDALADVVQPCPDQPNLWVVPATIDLAGAEIELVSVVARESRLQKAIFGHPTVGDADVAGDERFDYVLVDCPPSLGLLTLNALVAGEEMVIPIQAEYYALEGLGMLLETVEMVKKHLNQKLSVSTILITMYDARTRLAAGVAEEVRDHFGDTVLKTYIPRSVRVSEAPSYSQTVMTYDPGSPGALSYLEAAREMARKAQA; from the coding sequence GTGGTCAGGACCGCCGCAGACCTCGCCGACGCCGGACCCACGTTCGCAGACGAAACCACTCCGCTGGCGCGAGCCGCGGAGCACTCCGTCCTCGCACGCCAGGGATCGATGGCTCGTCCGCCGCTGCACCGACCGGGCCGTACCCGCGTCATGGTGGTGGCGAACCAGAAGGGTGGCGTTGGCAAGACGACGTCCACGGTGAACCTGGCGGCTGCGCTCGCGCAGCTCGGCCAGCGGGTCCTGGTCATCGACCTCGACCCCCAGGGCAACGCCTCCACGGCACTGAACATCGACCACCACCGTGGCGTGCCCTCGACGTACGACATGCTCGTGAACGGCGACGCTCTCGCTGACGTCGTGCAGCCGTGTCCCGACCAGCCCAACCTGTGGGTGGTCCCGGCAACGATCGACCTTGCCGGCGCTGAGATCGAGCTGGTCTCCGTGGTCGCCCGCGAGAGCCGGCTGCAGAAGGCGATCTTCGGTCACCCGACGGTCGGCGATGCCGATGTCGCGGGCGACGAGCGCTTCGACTACGTCCTGGTCGACTGCCCGCCGTCACTCGGCCTGCTCACACTGAACGCCCTCGTGGCCGGCGAGGAGATGGTCATCCCGATCCAGGCGGAGTACTACGCCCTCGAGGGCCTCGGCATGCTGCTCGAGACCGTCGAGATGGTGAAGAAGCACCTCAACCAGAAGCTTTCGGTCTCGACCATCCTGATCACCATGTACGACGCGCGCACCCGACTCGCAGCCGGTGTTGCCGAGGAAGTGCGTGATCACTTCGGTGACACGGTGCTGAAGACCTACATCCCGCGTTCTGTGCGTGTCTCCGAGGCGCCGTCCTACAGCCAGACGGTGATGACCTACGATCCGGGCTCACCGGGAGCGCTCAGTTACCTGGAGGCGGCACGCGAGATGGCACGGAAGGCGCAGGCGTGA
- a CDS encoding NAD-dependent malic enzyme — MSVTPSSYSVTIRLYTRPDFAVVGTVATSIAASGGIVTAIDVAESRHDRLVVDVTCSARDADHSEQLVKVVEGLDGITVHKVSDRTFLLHLGGKIEVASKVPLKNRDDLSMAYTPGVGRVCMALAEHPEDIPKLTIKGNAVAVVTDGSAVLGLGNIGPGASLPVTEGKAALFKRFANIDAWPICLDTQDVDEIVRTVELIAPGFGGINLEDIAAPRCFEIERRLRASLDIPVFHDDQHGTAIVVLAALTNALRVVGKAVNDVRVVVSGAGAAGSAIVDLLLAGGVGDVVVWDREGLLSRDDSTLPPAKAALAGRTNASCLRGELRDGLAGSDVFIGVSGPGVLKAEWIADMADQPIVFALANPDPEVDPVEASKYAAVVASGRSDYPNQINNVLAFPGVFRGLLDARASEITPAMLLRAAYAIAATVTDEELHASFIIPSVFNPAVPKAVAEAIKGPEVVKI; from the coding sequence ATGAGCGTCACACCGTCGTCGTACTCCGTCACTATCCGCCTCTACACGCGCCCTGACTTCGCAGTCGTCGGCACTGTCGCAACGTCGATTGCCGCTTCGGGCGGCATCGTCACCGCCATCGACGTCGCCGAGTCACGGCACGACCGCCTGGTCGTCGACGTGACGTGCAGTGCGCGGGACGCCGACCACAGCGAGCAGCTCGTGAAAGTGGTGGAGGGACTCGACGGCATCACCGTGCACAAGGTGTCAGACCGGACGTTCCTGCTGCACCTGGGCGGCAAGATCGAAGTCGCGAGCAAGGTCCCGTTGAAGAACCGTGACGACCTGTCGATGGCCTACACGCCAGGGGTTGGTCGGGTCTGCATGGCGCTGGCCGAGCACCCTGAGGACATTCCCAAGCTGACCATCAAGGGCAACGCCGTTGCCGTCGTCACCGACGGGTCCGCAGTTCTCGGCCTCGGCAACATCGGCCCGGGCGCCTCACTGCCCGTGACGGAGGGCAAGGCCGCGCTGTTCAAGCGCTTCGCCAACATCGACGCGTGGCCGATCTGCCTCGACACCCAGGATGTGGACGAGATCGTCCGCACCGTGGAGCTGATCGCTCCCGGGTTCGGCGGCATCAACCTCGAGGACATCGCTGCGCCGCGCTGCTTCGAGATCGAGCGTCGGCTCCGTGCCTCGCTCGACATTCCCGTGTTCCACGACGACCAACACGGAACCGCCATCGTGGTCCTCGCGGCGCTCACGAATGCGCTCCGTGTCGTCGGCAAGGCCGTGAATGACGTGCGGGTGGTCGTCTCGGGCGCCGGCGCTGCAGGCTCGGCCATCGTGGACCTGCTCCTCGCCGGCGGCGTCGGCGATGTCGTGGTCTGGGACCGGGAAGGGCTCCTGTCGCGCGATGACAGCACCCTGCCGCCCGCCAAGGCCGCACTCGCCGGCCGCACGAACGCGAGCTGCCTCCGCGGTGAGCTCCGCGACGGCCTGGCCGGATCTGATGTCTTCATCGGCGTGAGCGGGCCGGGCGTGCTCAAGGCCGAGTGGATCGCGGACATGGCCGACCAGCCCATCGTCTTCGCCCTCGCCAACCCGGACCCCGAGGTCGACCCGGTCGAGGCTTCGAAGTACGCCGCGGTGGTGGCCAGCGGCCGCAGCGACTACCCCAACCAGATCAACAACGTGCTCGCCTTCCCGGGTGTCTTCCGCGGCCTTCTCGACGCACGCGCCAGCGAGATCACTCCGGCCATGCTGCTGCGCGCGGCGTACGCCATCGCGGCGACCGTCACCGACGAGGAGCTCCACGCCAGCTTCATCATCCCGAGCGTCTTCAACCCGGCGGTGCCGAAGGCTGTCGCCGAGGCAATCAAGGGCCCGGAGGTCGTGAAGATCTGA
- a CDS encoding TetR/AcrR family transcriptional regulator: protein MTSEMSSDLTKAPADGAAAPRRHRRLDRPRERVLEEAWQLLVEKGLADLTLAELGRRVDTSAGHLLYYFGSKDEILLEVLRWSEDQLWERWAESLTEEMSFEARFDLFCTQFLPTGLGDPRWLVWIELWPRVLRSEPLRNSYDALDQVWRVALAELLAAEGIPESSNLARRICALLDGLSVAVVLGEPDMTAADAVQHARALLPVR, encoded by the coding sequence GTGACCTCTGAAATGTCGTCCGATTTAACAAAGGCCCCCGCCGACGGCGCCGCGGCTCCCCGGCGCCATCGCCGTCTCGATCGCCCGCGGGAGCGCGTCCTCGAGGAGGCGTGGCAGCTCCTCGTCGAGAAGGGACTCGCCGACCTCACGCTCGCCGAGCTCGGGCGCCGGGTGGACACCAGCGCGGGCCACCTCCTCTACTACTTCGGCAGCAAGGACGAGATCCTGCTCGAGGTGCTCCGCTGGAGCGAGGACCAGCTGTGGGAGCGCTGGGCCGAGTCGTTGACCGAGGAGATGTCGTTCGAGGCGCGCTTCGACCTGTTCTGCACGCAGTTCCTCCCGACCGGCCTCGGCGATCCGAGGTGGCTGGTCTGGATCGAGCTCTGGCCACGCGTGCTCCGCAGCGAGCCACTCCGCAACTCCTACGACGCGCTGGACCAGGTGTGGCGCGTCGCCCTCGCCGAGCTGCTGGCTGCCGAAGGGATTCCGGAGTCGTCGAACCTCGCCCGGAGGATCTGTGCGCTGCTCGACGGCTTGAGCGTCGCCGTTGTCCTGGGCGAGCCCGACATGACGGCTGCCGACGCCGTCCAGCACGCCCGCGCACTCCTGCCTGTCCGCTAG
- a CDS encoding agmatine deiminase family protein — MPAETAPHDATWMAWPGSGYTLGESAAEAEIARATWAAVANAIVAREPLRMLVPPHERPHARRLLDPAIELHEVRLDDAWYRDIGPTFVVGADQHGGPALGAVNWVFNGWGQQDWATWEHDAVASLVATSASCAHRIDSPMVNEGGGIHTDGAGTFLVTETVQLDPGRNAGWTRQAVEDELARTVGARKVIWLPRGLTRDSEKFGTRGHVDIVATFADRGVVLLHEQRNDAHPDAAVSRELATVFHGEHDAEGKPIEVVALPAPTQLRDAVGWVDWSYVNHYVCNGAVIACAFDDPADAEAREVLAAAYPGRDVVQIDARPIFDRGGGIHCITQQQPAL, encoded by the coding sequence ATGCCGGCGGAGACCGCGCCCCATGACGCCACGTGGATGGCCTGGCCGGGCAGCGGCTACACCCTGGGGGAGAGTGCGGCAGAAGCCGAGATCGCCCGTGCGACCTGGGCTGCGGTCGCCAACGCCATCGTTGCGCGCGAGCCCCTCCGCATGCTGGTCCCGCCTCACGAGCGTCCGCACGCGCGCCGCCTTCTCGATCCCGCGATCGAGCTCCACGAGGTGCGGCTCGACGATGCCTGGTACCGCGACATCGGGCCAACCTTCGTCGTCGGCGCCGACCAGCACGGCGGTCCGGCCCTCGGTGCGGTCAACTGGGTCTTCAACGGATGGGGCCAGCAGGACTGGGCCACCTGGGAGCACGACGCCGTCGCGAGCCTCGTCGCCACCTCAGCCTCTTGTGCGCACCGGATCGACTCGCCGATGGTCAACGAGGGAGGCGGCATCCACACCGATGGCGCGGGCACCTTCCTGGTCACCGAGACCGTCCAGCTCGACCCCGGGCGCAACGCGGGCTGGACCAGGCAGGCGGTCGAGGACGAGCTGGCCCGCACCGTCGGTGCGCGCAAGGTGATCTGGCTTCCGCGCGGGCTGACCCGGGACAGCGAGAAGTTCGGGACTCGCGGGCACGTCGACATCGTGGCCACCTTCGCTGACCGAGGGGTCGTCCTCCTGCACGAGCAGCGCAACGATGCGCACCCCGACGCCGCGGTCAGCCGCGAGCTCGCGACCGTGTTTCACGGGGAACACGACGCCGAGGGCAAGCCGATCGAGGTCGTTGCCCTGCCGGCGCCGACCCAGTTGCGCGATGCCGTGGGGTGGGTCGACTGGAGCTACGTCAACCACTACGTCTGCAACGGCGCCGTCATCGCGTGCGCCTTCGACGACCCGGCTGACGCCGAGGCCCGCGAGGTGCTCGCCGCGGCGTACCCCGGGCGGGACGTCGTGCAGATCGACGCCCGCCCGATCTTCGACCGCGGTGGCGGCATCCACTGCATCACCCAGCAGCAGCCCGCGCTCTGA
- a CDS encoding Lrp/AsnC family transcriptional regulator has product MARNDKAPHEHARTEQVPPDGALSGKAPARIDDEIDAGIVREISANARATLSDLSTAVALSVSAVQTRLRRLEARGVITGYRAIVEPAAVGKPLAAFVEITPLDPGQPDNAPELLEHLAEIEACHSIAGDASYILFVRVASPRHLEGLIRDIRSAASVSTRTTVVLQTFYENRPILPA; this is encoded by the coding sequence ATGGCCCGAAACGACAAGGCGCCGCATGAGCATGCGCGGACTGAGCAGGTGCCACCGGACGGCGCCCTGTCCGGCAAGGCCCCGGCCCGCATCGACGACGAGATCGACGCGGGGATCGTCCGCGAGATCTCCGCCAACGCCCGGGCGACCCTGTCCGATCTCTCCACGGCGGTAGCGCTCTCCGTCTCCGCGGTGCAGACGCGCCTGCGCCGGCTGGAGGCGCGTGGCGTCATCACCGGCTACCGCGCGATCGTCGAGCCCGCTGCCGTTGGCAAGCCGCTCGCCGCCTTCGTCGAGATCACGCCCCTCGACCCCGGCCAGCCCGACAACGCACCCGAGCTGCTCGAGCACCTCGCCGAGATCGAGGCGTGCCACTCGATCGCCGGCGACGCGAGCTACATCCTCTTCGTGCGCGTCGCGTCACCGCGCCATCTCGAGGGCCTGATCCGCGACATCCGCAGCGCCGCCTCGGTCAGCACCCGCACGACCGTCGTGCTCCAGACCTTCTACGAGAACCGCCCGATCCTCCCCGCCTGA